In Candidatus Chlorohelix allophototropha, one DNA window encodes the following:
- a CDS encoding DUF2357 domain-containing protein, translating into MASSGLNSSSNQPFIASGLSDFEIEMLSRIRVTVNRRTLHWRSEVVLSERERLEFEIDTGDLPLDIYAITLELERDDVTQGIPVHWNTRRANNKVSTREWQQRMQEEQYAGDCSVTLLYRGIPVSGFTANILFQVSRLAEQHYEYMRDELREQNEKVLYSERGRTHEIAVLTSGKSPAAVRYEVVKAHYDRLIGVLPLILDCPHRELRRYISIEPASTMRSLSYSALQLAARSGASWSPIAVPDERAIDLPETELSLPKSDAARKLHIPPTSPVAAWQEKLKKMQDRYNATHKKSKEPPVRALPNRLPVPRLEESFDTYENRFLKMVVRKLVELMKMIEKQLLEEIISAKREQERSSRTRNALLAARILTNQGYIKDLHRMHKRLEDSLTGTFLEDLPPPGKRRSSVVLRENRYYRQIRLIESALDKDMNLSSSTVGLERLDRGLRLSSVNQLYEYWTTVIILQTMVERLGFTVVAKEGRPVNLNSILSKNTRFNYILNSGGSMELLSSLGKRVVVYYDREYRGREDQLPSDGPLYYGYYSPQGFGSTKRRPDIAIEIFSEGERVPRIVIFDATYSRDSRTLYAKYQYRDSIRDFTRSDVLSSTPARAVIAAWAIFPDFPNRLEHDEYRFGQLPLLPGPTAASQLTPILRRLLFMAGAIE; encoded by the coding sequence ATGGCATCTTCAGGTTTAAACTCTTCTTCAAACCAGCCTTTTATAGCCAGCGGTTTGAGTGACTTTGAGATCGAGATGCTCTCGCGGATTAGGGTGACGGTCAATCGCCGCACCTTACACTGGCGTAGCGAAGTAGTGTTGAGCGAGCGAGAGCGTCTTGAGTTTGAAATAGATACCGGCGACCTGCCGCTTGATATTTACGCCATTACCCTTGAACTGGAACGGGATGATGTTACACAGGGTATTCCGGTGCATTGGAATACGCGCCGCGCCAATAACAAGGTCAGCACCCGCGAGTGGCAGCAGCGTATGCAAGAGGAACAGTACGCCGGAGACTGTAGCGTAACTTTGCTTTATCGCGGTATTCCGGTGTCGGGTTTCACTGCCAACATCTTGTTTCAAGTATCGCGTTTGGCGGAACAGCACTATGAATATATGCGCGATGAACTGCGAGAGCAGAATGAAAAGGTGCTGTACAGTGAGCGTGGGCGTACCCATGAAATAGCGGTGCTAACCAGCGGGAAAAGCCCCGCCGCAGTGCGCTATGAAGTAGTGAAAGCGCATTACGATCGGTTGATTGGGGTGCTGCCGTTAATCCTAGATTGCCCACACCGCGAATTGCGCCGTTATATCTCGATTGAGCCTGCCAGCACTATGCGTTCCCTGAGCTATAGCGCGTTGCAACTGGCTGCTCGCAGTGGGGCAAGTTGGAGTCCAATCGCAGTTCCAGACGAACGGGCTATTGATTTGCCAGAAACTGAGCTGTCCTTGCCTAAATCGGATGCTGCTCGGAAATTGCATATTCCGCCTACCTCTCCGGTAGCCGCATGGCAGGAAAAGCTCAAGAAGATGCAAGATCGCTACAATGCTACCCACAAAAAAAGTAAAGAACCGCCCGTCAGAGCTTTGCCAAATCGCCTACCTGTGCCACGTCTCGAAGAATCTTTTGATACCTATGAGAATAGATTCCTAAAAATGGTGGTGCGTAAGCTGGTAGAACTCATGAAAATGATTGAGAAGCAGCTTCTGGAAGAAATTATATCGGCGAAACGCGAGCAGGAGCGCAGTAGTCGCACCCGCAATGCGTTGCTGGCTGCCCGAATCCTAACCAATCAGGGCTATATCAAAGATTTGCATCGGATGCACAAACGGTTGGAAGATTCGCTCACCGGCACTTTTCTGGAAGATTTGCCGCCACCCGGCAAGCGTCGTTCTAGCGTGGTGTTGCGCGAAAACCGCTATTATCGGCAAATTCGACTCATTGAAAGTGCGCTGGATAAGGATATGAATCTTTCTTCTAGCACCGTTGGGTTAGAGCGTTTGGATAGGGGCTTGCGTCTCAGCAGCGTTAACCAGCTTTATGAATATTGGACTACCGTAATAATTTTGCAAACGATGGTAGAGCGTTTGGGCTTTACGGTTGTAGCTAAAGAGGGGCGACCTGTTAACCTAAATTCGATTTTGAGCAAGAATACCCGCTTTAACTATATCCTGAATAGCGGCGGTTCGATGGAATTATTATCCTCGCTAGGCAAGCGGGTAGTGGTATATTATGATCGGGAATATCGTGGGCGCGAAGATCAATTGCCGAGTGATGGCCCTTTATACTACGGCTACTATTCGCCCCAAGGTTTCGGCTCTACTAAGCGTCGCCCGGATATAGCTATCGAAATATTCAGCGAAGGGGAGCGTGTACCCCGCATTGTTATCTTTGATGCAACCTATAGCCGTGACTCGCGCACCCTTTATGCCAAGTACCAGTACCGCGATAGTATCCGCGATTTCACCCGCTCGGATGTGCTTTCCAGCACACCCGCCCGTGCGGTAATTGCCGCTTGGGCGATTTTCCCCGATTTCCCTAATCGGCTTGAGCATGACGAATACCGTTTCGGGCAATTGCCTTTATTGCCCGGTCCCACCGCTGCCAGCCAACTGACCCCGATTCTACGCCGTTTGCTTTTTATGGCAGGCGCTATCGAATAA
- a CDS encoding ferritin-like domain-containing protein, giving the protein MAFSSEDARAKKATSNEEIVALLLEDMKGEHAAIIQYLQHAYKIGEAGGEIPSEIEGIARDEMRHFRWLGELVAELGGEPNMQRDPIFLDSPSTNDLLSLDVDAEQRAIDQYRDHIAAIDHPKVTLYLNRILMDELFHQGKFKDFVEEMGGNQAKEAASNDTGPWNKNPNPLSKDLELNSAGQVVAADLERKNRDDHPLVKMLNSRVQMEYETILIYLHQAFISRNPTQRDHLISDRAVWHMTHMGTLGEAVAELETRPEMELDFSSAFLSKVPVEPEEFNNWAIGREKSLLENTENLLEETGDIDEGLTNELKRLEGHNRFQVEQFKIEKNN; this is encoded by the coding sequence ATGGCTTTTTCAAGTGAAGATGCACGGGCTAAAAAAGCAACCTCTAATGAAGAAATCGTAGCGTTGCTGCTGGAAGATATGAAAGGCGAACACGCCGCTATTATCCAATACTTGCAACACGCCTATAAAATCGGTGAAGCAGGGGGCGAAATCCCTTCCGAAATCGAGGGAATTGCCCGCGATGAGATGCGTCATTTCCGTTGGTTGGGTGAACTGGTAGCTGAGTTGGGGGGCGAACCTAACATGCAGCGCGACCCAATCTTCTTGGACAGTCCCTCCACCAACGACCTTTTGTCGCTCGATGTAGATGCCGAACAGCGAGCGATTGACCAGTACCGCGACCATATCGCCGCAATTGATCATCCTAAAGTAACCCTTTATCTCAACCGTATTCTGATGGATGAGTTATTTCATCAGGGTAAATTCAAAGATTTTGTTGAGGAAATGGGCGGCAATCAGGCTAAAGAGGCAGCCTCTAATGATACAGGTCCTTGGAATAAAAACCCCAACCCCCTATCCAAAGACCTAGAGCTTAATAGCGCAGGACAAGTGGTGGCAGCCGACCTAGAGCGCAAGAACCGTGATGACCATCCCCTAGTTAAAATGCTCAATTCCCGCGTTCAAATGGAATACGAAACTATCCTAATCTATTTGCATCAAGCCTTTATCAGTCGCAACCCAACCCAGCGTGACCATCTTATCAGCGACCGGGCGGTCTGGCATATGACTCACATGGGTACGCTAGGAGAAGCAGTTGCCGAATTAGAAACTCGCCCAGAAATGGAACTGGATTTCAGCAGCGCATTTCTTTCAAAAGTCCCTGTTGAACCTGAAGAATTTAATAATTGGGCTATCGGGCGCGAAAAAAGCCTGTTGGAAAATACCGAAAATCTGCTAGAAGAGACAGGAGACATCGATGAGGGTCTGACAAATGAACTGAAACGGCTAGAAGGACACAACCGCTTCCAGGTCGAGCAGTTTAAGATTGAAAAGAATAATTAA
- a CDS encoding McrB family protein: protein MSFETTASDHEPLTGDTQIEESNENKMIDESPPEIPVNEAMRQVFSAVDITKLPIETKHPPRMNYNITLDNCLLLKVNRHINGFDGTICPNAVRVLCGAPEYFRQMYCEKGESRCYDLGLFGKDEYKVWKPADDEYSEFLSTVAPGNIMLFWTNRGIFNYLVGVYVVDKVERRDSRDGMLMGRPHYLITGRQDLSVRFTDSLIDSTPIWNRSVRSETFSKYVRKIDRSAIIPFLQRIQEQHELKSGEMRTAGRISDAEHCDLTVDRLTKIIDLVGEGNDTNRHKSSQSNGSSKPILQVAPPPAQRLNKAVAVEVERVIKFLREEKLYYPDELIWRYHISLISKPFVILTGVSGGGKTRLTEVYAHAMNGKYCLVSIRPDWQSNESLLGSYDILNKRFIPTEFCRHVSNAAIEWRRNGKNARKYFVCLDEMNLARAEYYFSDFLSRLEVEGDLRKIRLYDQPQGSDDDIEQDLYIPPNLCITGTVNLDETTHTFSRKVLDRANIIKIDRIEIGHMLDLLRSDYDEVLLDFVGTHLKEINLRLAEAGQQFGYRTVHEILDWVNEAYQSGYFSMAAALDIQAVQKILVKLEVSSDHNRQTSMLEKLNTYFDQETRNAETDRPLFERSSEMVNELIARLQEEEIVIGQL from the coding sequence ATGTCATTTGAGACTACCGCCTCTGACCATGAGCCTTTAACAGGCGATACCCAAATAGAGGAAAGTAATGAAAATAAAATGATTGATGAAAGCCCCCCCGAAATACCTGTAAATGAAGCCATGCGCCAAGTGTTTAGCGCGGTAGATATAACTAAATTACCGATTGAAACTAAACATCCCCCACGAATGAATTATAATATTACTCTAGATAATTGTTTATTATTAAAAGTAAATCGCCATATAAACGGATTTGATGGAACGATTTGTCCTAATGCAGTAAGAGTATTGTGTGGCGCACCTGAATATTTCCGCCAAATGTATTGTGAAAAAGGTGAATCCCGTTGCTACGATTTAGGGTTATTTGGTAAAGATGAATATAAAGTATGGAAACCCGCTGATGATGAATATAGTGAATTTCTATCAACTGTAGCGCCCGGCAATATAATGCTCTTTTGGACGAATCGCGGTATCTTCAATTACTTGGTAGGGGTTTATGTAGTTGATAAAGTGGAAAGGCGCGATAGCCGAGACGGAATGTTGATGGGTCGTCCCCACTACCTTATCACCGGTAGGCAAGACCTTTCGGTTCGTTTCACCGACAGCCTTATTGATAGCACCCCCATCTGGAATCGGAGCGTTCGCAGCGAAACCTTTAGTAAATATGTCCGCAAAATTGACCGCAGCGCTATAATTCCCTTTCTCCAACGCATTCAGGAACAGCATGAATTGAAATCGGGCGAAATGCGCACCGCCGGGCGTATTTCTGATGCAGAGCATTGCGATCTTACGGTAGATCGGCTCACAAAAATCATTGATTTGGTGGGCGAAGGCAACGACACCAATCGCCACAAAAGCAGCCAAAGCAACGGGAGTTCCAAGCCTATTTTGCAGGTTGCGCCCCCACCCGCCCAACGCCTTAACAAAGCGGTGGCAGTTGAGGTGGAACGGGTTATCAAATTCCTACGCGAAGAAAAATTATACTACCCGGACGAGCTTATCTGGCGCTACCACATATCCCTCATATCCAAGCCTTTTGTAATCCTAACCGGTGTATCGGGCGGCGGCAAAACGCGCCTCACCGAAGTTTATGCGCACGCGATGAACGGCAAATACTGTTTGGTTTCGATACGCCCGGATTGGCAAAGCAACGAGAGCTTGCTTGGTAGCTACGACATCCTCAACAAACGGTTTATCCCAACCGAATTTTGTCGCCATGTCTCCAACGCTGCCATCGAGTGGCGGCGCAACGGTAAAAACGCCCGTAAATATTTCGTCTGTTTGGATGAAATGAACCTAGCGCGCGCCGAGTATTACTTCAGCGACTTCCTGAGCCGTTTGGAAGTGGAAGGCGATCTGCGCAAGATTCGCCTATACGACCAACCGCAAGGCTCTGATGATGATATTGAGCAGGATTTATATATTCCGCCCAACCTGTGCATTACCGGAACGGTAAATCTGGATGAAACAACCCATACTTTTAGCCGGAAAGTGCTGGATCGCGCCAATATCATCAAAATTGACCGCATCGAAATCGGGCATATGCTGGATTTACTGCGCAGCGATTATGACGAAGTGCTGCTCGATTTTGTCGGTACGCACCTCAAGGAAATTAATTTGCGTCTTGCCGAAGCCGGGCAGCAGTTCGGCTATCGCACCGTACACGAGATACTCGATTGGGTAAATGAAGCCTATCAGTCGGGCTATTTTTCGATGGCTGCCGCTCTTGATATTCAGGCAGTACAAAAGATTCTGGTTAAATTGGAAGTGAGCAGCGACCACAACCGCCAAACTTCTATGCTTGAAAAGCTCAACACCTATTTTGATCAGGAAACGCGCAACGCTGAAACCGATCGTCCGCTTTTCGAGCGTAGCAGCGAAATGGTGAATGAGCTAATCGCGCGGTTACAGGAAGAAGAAATAGTCATAGGGCAGTTGTAG